The proteins below come from a single Streptomyces sp. B3I8 genomic window:
- the radA gene encoding DNA repair protein RadA, giving the protein MAARTKTTKDRPSYRCTECGWQTAKWLGRCPECQAWGTVEEYGTPAVRTTAPGRVTTSALPIAEVDGRQATARSTGVPELDRVLGGGLVPGAVVLLAGEPGVGKSTLLLDVAAKAAGPEHRTLYVTGEESASQVRMRADRIKALDDHLYLAAETDLAAVLGHLDEVKPSLLIVDSVQTVASPEIDGAPGGMAQVREVAGALIRASKERGMATLLVGHVTKDGAIAGPRLLEHLVDVVLSFEGDRHARLRLVRGVKNRYGATDEVGCFELHDEGIVGLADPSGLFLTRRDEPVPGTCLTVTLEGRRPLVTEVQSLTVDSQLPSPRRTTSGLETSRVSMVLAVLEQRGRISALGKRDIYTATVGGVKLSEPAADLAIALALASAATDTPLPKNLVAIGEVGLAGEVRRVTGVQRRLAEAHRLGFTHALVPGDPGKVPPGMKVLEVADMGDALRVLPRSRGREAPQEREDRR; this is encoded by the coding sequence ATGGCTGCCCGTACCAAGACCACCAAGGACCGTCCCTCCTACCGCTGCACGGAGTGCGGTTGGCAGACGGCCAAGTGGCTCGGCCGCTGCCCCGAATGCCAGGCCTGGGGCACCGTCGAGGAGTACGGCACCCCCGCCGTCCGTACGACGGCGCCCGGCCGCGTCACCACCTCGGCCCTGCCCATCGCCGAGGTCGACGGCCGCCAGGCCACCGCCCGCTCCACCGGCGTCCCCGAACTCGACCGTGTGCTCGGCGGCGGCCTGGTCCCCGGCGCGGTCGTGCTCCTCGCGGGCGAACCCGGCGTCGGCAAGTCGACGCTCCTGCTGGACGTCGCGGCCAAGGCCGCCGGCCCCGAACACCGCACCCTCTACGTCACGGGCGAGGAGTCCGCGAGCCAGGTCCGGATGCGCGCCGACCGCATCAAGGCGCTCGACGACCACCTGTACCTCGCCGCCGAGACCGATCTCGCCGCCGTCCTCGGCCACTTGGACGAGGTCAAGCCGTCCCTGCTGATCGTCGACTCCGTGCAGACGGTCGCCTCTCCGGAGATCGACGGCGCGCCCGGCGGCATGGCCCAGGTCCGCGAGGTGGCCGGCGCCCTCATCCGCGCCTCCAAGGAGCGCGGCATGGCCACGCTCCTGGTGGGCCACGTCACGAAGGACGGCGCCATCGCGGGCCCCCGCCTCCTCGAACACCTCGTGGACGTGGTGCTGTCCTTCGAGGGCGACCGCCACGCCCGCCTGCGCCTCGTACGCGGCGTCAAGAACCGGTACGGCGCCACGGACGAGGTCGGCTGCTTCGAACTGCACGACGAGGGCATCGTGGGCCTGGCCGACCCCAGCGGCCTGTTCCTCACCCGGCGCGACGAACCGGTGCCCGGCACCTGCCTGACCGTCACCCTGGAGGGCCGCCGCCCGCTGGTCACCGAGGTGCAGTCGCTCACGGTCGACTCCCAGCTCCCCTCGCCCCGGCGCACCACCTCGGGGCTGGAGACCTCCCGCGTCTCGATGGTGCTCGCCGTGCTCGAACAGCGCGGCCGGATCAGCGCGCTGGGCAAGCGGGACATCTACACGGCCACGGTCGGCGGGGTGAAACTCTCGGAGCCCGCCGCCGACCTCGCCATAGCCCTCGCGCTCGCCTCCGCCGCGACCGACACCCCCCTGCCGAAGAACCTCGTCGCGATCGGCGAGGTGGGCCTGGCGGGCGAGGTGAGACGGGTCACGGGCGTGCAGCGCAGGCTGGCCGAGGCGCACCGCCTGGGCTTCACACATGCCCTGGTCCCGGGCGATCCGGGGAAGGTCCCACCGGGCATGAAGGTGCTGGAAGTGGCGGACATGGGGGACGCGCTGCGGGTGCTGCCGCGCTCCCGTGGCCGAGAGGCCCCGCAGGAGCGGGAGGACCGCCGGTAG